A section of the Verrucomicrobiota bacterium genome encodes:
- a CDS encoding FtsX-like permease family protein, with the protein MKLSFEPFMALRYLQPKRTFVSVITIISVIGVTLGVMVLILVISVMSGFQRDLREKILGMNAHLTVANGGIILNPAEVFEVIKQEPRIKAAAPFVMGPVLIEYMNKISTPYMKGIDSEKERDVSKLQNYLIQGEFDLSDDSVIIGTELSKQLGMQVGDKMIVYSPRNITSILQKQKDAKKGDEEFYLPTELTVKGIFHSGMFEYDLGFIFVNLDTAQRLYSLNGGVHGIALMTDDPFKAHEIKASLNQKLHLPIQARDWMELNQRFFQALATEKSMMFFLLTFIVLVAGFGIMSTLITVTVQKTHDIGLMKALGARSIQILWIFLSQGLIVGLLGTACGLASGLFLVEFRNPVKDILANVFHIEVFPKEIYLFDSIPALTRSSDVAVICGVSILICLLAGLIPAIRAARMEPIQALRQNY; encoded by the coding sequence ATGAAATTATCTTTTGAACCATTTATGGCGCTGCGTTATTTGCAGCCGAAGAGAACCTTTGTCTCCGTGATCACAATCATCTCGGTCATAGGAGTGACCCTCGGCGTGATGGTCTTGATTTTGGTGATCTCTGTGATGAGTGGGTTTCAGCGTGATTTGCGCGAGAAGATACTCGGGATGAATGCCCATTTGACTGTGGCGAATGGCGGAATCATTCTTAATCCGGCAGAAGTTTTCGAGGTGATCAAGCAAGAACCCCGGATTAAGGCTGCGGCTCCCTTTGTCATGGGGCCTGTCCTGATCGAGTACATGAATAAGATTTCCACTCCCTATATGAAGGGCATCGACTCTGAAAAAGAGCGGGATGTGAGCAAATTGCAGAATTATCTGATTCAAGGTGAATTCGACCTTTCGGATGATTCTGTCATTATCGGCACTGAGTTGTCCAAACAACTCGGGATGCAAGTCGGGGATAAGATGATCGTGTATTCCCCCCGCAATATTACGAGCATCCTCCAGAAACAGAAAGACGCGAAGAAAGGTGATGAAGAGTTTTACCTTCCTACGGAACTTACCGTAAAAGGGATATTCCACTCCGGCATGTTTGAGTATGACCTAGGGTTCATATTTGTGAATCTTGACACGGCCCAGCGGTTATACAGTCTCAATGGGGGTGTGCATGGTATCGCCCTGATGACGGATGATCCATTTAAAGCCCATGAGATCAAAGCCTCGCTGAATCAAAAGTTACATTTGCCGATCCAAGCGCGTGATTGGATGGAGCTTAACCAACGTTTTTTCCAGGCATTAGCGACGGAAAAAAGCATGATGTTTTTCCTGCTGACTTTTATTGTTTTGGTCGCAGGTTTCGGGATTATGAGCACGTTGATTACAGTGACTGTCCAGAAAACCCACGATATCGGCCTGATGAAAGCCCTTGGGGCCCGTTCCATCCAGATTCTTTGGATATTCCTCTCCCAAGGATTGATTGTGGGGCTGCTTGGGACAGCCTGTGGTCTGGCGAGTGGTTTGTTTCTTGTGGAGTTCCGTAACCCGGTAAAAGATATTTTGGCAAATGTATTTCACATCGAGGTTTTTCCGAAGGAGATATATCTCTTCGATTCGATCCCTGCTCTGACCCGGTCATCGGATGTGGCGGTGATTTGCGGGGTGTCCATTTTGATCTGTTTACTGGCCGGATTGATCCCCGCCATCCGTGCGGCGCGCATGGAGCCTATTCAGGCCTTGAGGCAGAATTATTAG
- the lysS gene encoding lysine--tRNA ligase, translated as MEETNELIQLRRQKLETLRHQGIDPFGKRFDVSHSLVQTRGYFVETATEESLAETQVVVAGRIMTRRDMGKSAFADIKDGSGRMQIYVQKNTLGEDVYKLFTDQLDLGDIIGVKGVLFRTKTGEPSIKVSELTVLSKSLHPLPDKWHGLADQEQRSRQRYVDLIVNDDVRTVFRKRSAIVAGIREFLGNRGFMEVETPMMQSVPGGAAARPFKTHHNALDLELYMRIAPELYLKRLLVGGFEKVFELNRNFRNEGISRKHNPEFTMLEAYWAYADFELMSQLVEEMICHLSLKVNGGLSIETKDEAGVVTKTIDLSGPWPRVRYQDAIKKVAGEDWFTLSREQKIAKCRGWDIEVSDAMEDFEVTNQIFEKKVESVTINPVFYTHLPVELVPLAKQNAEDPSLVDVYELVINGQEISPGYSELNDPIVQRTRLEQQAGEETQKLDEDFLTALSYGMPPAGGIGIGIDRLTILLTGVESIRDVILFPLLKPKE; from the coding sequence ATGGAAGAAACAAACGAATTGATTCAGTTACGAAGACAGAAACTTGAAACCCTCCGACATCAGGGGATTGACCCCTTCGGAAAACGTTTTGATGTGAGCCATTCCCTTGTCCAGACTCGGGGATATTTTGTCGAAACGGCCACGGAGGAATCGCTGGCTGAGACTCAGGTGGTTGTGGCCGGTCGTATCATGACTCGGCGTGACATGGGCAAAAGTGCTTTTGCCGATATTAAAGATGGTTCAGGACGGATGCAGATTTATGTCCAGAAAAACACGTTAGGTGAAGATGTCTATAAGCTTTTTACTGACCAGCTCGATCTCGGGGATATAATCGGGGTCAAGGGTGTGCTTTTCCGGACAAAGACGGGGGAGCCTTCGATTAAAGTCAGTGAATTGACTGTCCTGAGCAAATCGCTCCACCCGCTTCCGGACAAATGGCATGGTTTGGCAGACCAAGAGCAACGTTCCCGCCAGCGTTATGTCGATCTGATTGTGAATGATGATGTCCGTACGGTATTCAGGAAGCGTTCAGCCATTGTGGCGGGGATTCGTGAATTCCTTGGGAACCGCGGTTTTATGGAGGTAGAGACACCGATGATGCAATCAGTGCCCGGTGGTGCTGCCGCCCGGCCATTTAAAACACACCATAACGCATTGGATTTGGAGCTCTACATGCGTATCGCTCCAGAGCTTTATTTGAAACGCCTCCTCGTGGGGGGCTTTGAAAAGGTTTTCGAGCTTAACCGTAACTTTCGCAATGAGGGGATATCCCGCAAACATAATCCGGAATTCACCATGTTAGAAGCCTATTGGGCGTATGCGGATTTCGAGTTAATGTCGCAGCTTGTCGAAGAGATGATCTGCCACTTGTCGCTGAAGGTGAACGGGGGGCTGTCGATAGAAACCAAGGATGAAGCCGGGGTAGTGACAAAAACAATTGATTTGAGTGGTCCCTGGCCACGAGTGCGTTATCAGGATGCCATTAAAAAAGTCGCAGGGGAGGATTGGTTTACCCTCTCCCGTGAGCAAAAAATCGCCAAATGCCGTGGGTGGGATATTGAAGTATCCGATGCAATGGAGGATTTTGAAGTGACTAACCAGATATTCGAGAAAAAAGTCGAGAGTGTAACGATTAACCCCGTTTTTTACACGCACCTGCCGGTGGAATTGGTTCCTCTGGCGAAGCAAAATGCTGAGGATCCGAGCCTAGTGGATGTTTATGAGCTGGTGATCAATGGGCAGGAAATTTCACCGGGATACTCGGAGTTGAATGATCCGATCGTTCAAAGGACGCGTCTGGAACAGCAGGCCGGTGAAGAAACCCAGAAGCTCGATGAGGATTTCCTGACGGCACTGTCTTATGGGATGCCTCCCGCCGGCGGGATCGGAATAGGGATTGATCGTCTGACTATTTTGCTAACGGGGGTCGAGTCGATCCGTGACGTTATCCTTTTCCCTTTGCTTAAACCAAAGGAGTAA
- the xylA gene encoding xylose isomerase, producing the protein MKEAFPKVKSIKYEGPKSKNPLAFKWYNENEKVEGKTMKDHLRFSVVYWHTFRGRMSDPFGAGTAIRPWDDFSESVENAQNRARVAFEFIEKLGAPFYAFHDRDVAPEGNTLSESHKNLDAVVKVFKQEQKRTGIKLLWGTACLFANPRFVHGAGTSCNADVFAYAAAQVKKAMEVTHELKGDGYVFWGGREGYSTLYNTDMKRELDHLAALLHMAVDYKKKIGMKAQFFIEPKPKEPTKHQYDSDAAACLNFLREYGLKDHFQLNLETNHATLAGHTMMHELEVAGGANALGSVDANTGDPQLGWDTDQFPTDIYLTTQCMLSILKYGGLKKGGVNFDAKVRRESFEPIDLFYSHIGGMDAFARGLKIAAAIRKDGRLAKFVKDRYSSWDSGIGKQIEQGKTNFDSLEKYILGKGGEADPNQSGRQEFLENLINEFI; encoded by the coding sequence ATGAAAGAAGCATTCCCGAAAGTCAAATCGATCAAATACGAAGGACCAAAATCCAAGAATCCCCTCGCCTTTAAGTGGTACAATGAAAATGAAAAGGTCGAAGGAAAAACAATGAAGGATCACCTTCGTTTCTCCGTGGTTTACTGGCACACTTTCCGCGGACGTATGTCAGATCCATTCGGTGCCGGTACGGCCATCCGTCCTTGGGACGATTTTTCAGAATCAGTCGAAAACGCGCAGAACAGGGCTCGTGTCGCTTTTGAATTCATCGAAAAACTCGGTGCACCGTTTTATGCCTTCCATGATCGTGATGTCGCACCGGAAGGAAACACTCTGAGTGAGAGCCATAAAAACCTCGATGCTGTCGTCAAAGTCTTTAAACAAGAACAAAAACGCACAGGAATCAAACTCCTCTGGGGTACCGCCTGTCTCTTTGCTAATCCCCGTTTCGTACACGGCGCGGGAACAAGCTGTAATGCTGATGTCTTTGCTTATGCCGCCGCCCAAGTCAAAAAAGCCATGGAAGTCACCCATGAGCTCAAAGGAGACGGTTACGTTTTCTGGGGTGGTCGCGAGGGATATTCCACCCTGTATAACACCGATATGAAGCGTGAGCTCGACCACTTGGCCGCTCTCCTGCATATGGCCGTCGACTATAAAAAGAAAATCGGCATGAAAGCCCAATTCTTTATCGAGCCTAAACCCAAAGAACCCACCAAGCACCAGTACGACTCTGATGCGGCAGCTTGTTTGAATTTCCTCAGGGAATACGGCCTCAAGGATCATTTCCAGCTCAACCTAGAGACAAATCACGCCACACTGGCCGGTCACACGATGATGCATGAGCTCGAAGTCGCCGGTGGAGCCAATGCCCTCGGCTCAGTCGATGCGAATACCGGGGATCCCCAACTCGGCTGGGATACCGATCAATTCCCGACCGATATTTATCTCACCACTCAATGTATGCTCTCCATCCTCAAATATGGCGGACTCAAAAAAGGTGGGGTGAATTTCGATGCAAAAGTCCGTCGTGAATCCTTTGAGCCAATCGATCTTTTCTACTCCCACATCGGAGGCATGGATGCCTTCGCACGCGGCCTGAAAATCGCTGCAGCCATCCGTAAAGACGGTCGCCTGGCCAAATTCGTCAAAGACCGTTACTCCTCATGGGATAGCGGGATCGGCAAACAAATCGAACAAGGCAAGACAAACTTCGACTCCTTGGAAAAATACATCTTGGGTAAAGGCGGAGAAGCCGACCCGAACCAAAGTGGCCGCCAAGAATTCCTCGAAAATCTGATCAACGAATTCATCTAA